In the genome of Streptomyces collinus, one region contains:
- a CDS encoding FecCD family ABC transporter permease, which translates to MLVESPPEQRAETAPAPPARRAVRAFGLLLAVAILVLVALASIAIGAKELSLGQVWHGLFEDSGTYGDVVVAERLSRTVLGLLAGAALGLAGAVLQALTRNPLADPGLLGINAGASAAVVTAITYFGVTSLSGYVWFAFFGAAAVGALVWFLGGSRGATPVRLALAGTAISAALYGYLQAVMIMDEAALGKMRFWTVGSLASATDSTITQVLPFLLTGTVLALALARPLNAMAMGDDTAKALGADLNRTRALSMLAATVLCGAATAACGPIVFVGLMVPHVVRSFTGPDLRWILPYAAILSPVLLLGADVIGRIVARPSELQVGIVTAILGGPVFILLVRRRRTAQL; encoded by the coding sequence GTGTTGGTTGAGAGTCCCCCTGAACAGCGCGCGGAGACCGCCCCCGCGCCCCCGGCCCGACGGGCGGTGCGAGCCTTCGGGCTCCTCCTGGCCGTCGCGATCCTGGTGCTCGTAGCGCTGGCGAGTATCGCGATCGGTGCGAAGGAGCTGTCCCTCGGTCAGGTCTGGCACGGCCTGTTCGAGGACTCGGGGACCTATGGGGACGTCGTGGTGGCGGAGCGGCTGTCGCGGACGGTGCTCGGGCTGCTCGCGGGCGCCGCGCTCGGTCTGGCCGGGGCGGTCCTGCAAGCTCTCACGCGCAACCCGCTGGCCGACCCCGGTCTGCTCGGCATCAACGCCGGTGCCTCCGCCGCGGTCGTCACGGCCATCACGTACTTCGGGGTCACCTCGCTCAGCGGCTACGTGTGGTTCGCGTTCTTCGGCGCGGCCGCGGTCGGGGCGCTGGTGTGGTTCCTCGGCGGCAGCCGGGGGGCGACGCCGGTGCGGCTCGCGCTCGCCGGCACAGCGATCAGCGCCGCGCTGTACGGCTACCTCCAGGCCGTGATGATCATGGACGAGGCGGCGCTCGGCAAGATGCGCTTCTGGACGGTCGGTTCGCTGGCCTCGGCCACCGACTCGACCATCACGCAGGTCCTGCCGTTCCTGCTGACCGGTACGGTCCTGGCGCTGGCGCTCGCCCGGCCGCTCAACGCGATGGCCATGGGCGACGACACCGCCAAGGCCCTCGGCGCCGACCTCAACCGCACCCGGGCGCTGTCGATGCTGGCCGCGACCGTGCTGTGCGGGGCCGCGACCGCCGCGTGCGGGCCGATCGTGTTCGTCGGGCTGATGGTGCCGCACGTGGTGCGCTCCTTCACCGGGCCCGACCTGCGCTGGATCCTGCCGTACGCGGCGATCCTGTCGCCCGTGCTGCTGCTCGGAGCCGATGTCATCGGCCGGATCGTGGCCCGGCCCTCGGAACTCCAGGTGGGCATCGTCACCGCGATCCTCGGCGGCCCGGTGTTCATCCTTCTCGTACGACGGCGGAGGACGGCGCAGCTGTGA
- a CDS encoding DUF1015 domain-containing protein has product MNTAGHSEATAHRGLELTPFRGLRYDPDRVGSLAAVTSPPYDVVVRPDGLHHLEAADPYNIVRLILPQAATPSARNEQAADTLRRWLSEGVLTTDPEPGLYVYEQRDGGGMLQRGIIGALRVSDPAEQVVLPHEDVMPHIVADRADLMRATSANLEPLLLTYRGDEATAATADLIERTAELPPLLATTTEDGFHHRLWSVTSPEDLAAVQTGLVRHQALIADGHHRWATYRRLRTEHPSPSPWDHGLVLLVDTARYPLRVRAIHRLLHDLPVGEAVAALKGRFRVRRLEVPLPEALDALGGAARAGNAFLLAGDGAFHLVDDPDPDLLARTIPADRPEAWRTLDATVLHATLLEHVWRIPEDSPAHIAYIHDTAATVEKAERDGGTAVLMHPVREEVVRDLARQGVTMPRKSTSFGPKPATGLVLRALDL; this is encoded by the coding sequence ATGAATACAGCAGGTCACTCGGAGGCAACGGCGCACCGAGGCCTGGAACTCACCCCGTTCCGAGGCCTTCGTTACGACCCCGACCGGGTCGGCAGCCTAGCCGCCGTCACATCTCCGCCGTACGACGTCGTGGTGCGCCCCGACGGCCTGCACCACCTCGAGGCCGCCGACCCGTACAACATCGTCCGACTGATCCTCCCCCAGGCCGCCACGCCCAGCGCCCGCAACGAACAGGCCGCCGACACCCTGCGCCGCTGGCTGTCCGAGGGCGTCCTGACCACCGACCCGGAACCGGGGCTCTACGTCTACGAGCAGCGGGACGGCGGCGGCATGCTGCAGCGCGGCATCATCGGCGCCCTGCGCGTGTCCGATCCCGCCGAGCAGGTGGTGCTGCCGCACGAGGACGTCATGCCGCACATCGTCGCCGACCGCGCCGACCTCATGCGCGCCACCTCGGCCAACCTCGAACCCCTCCTGCTCACCTACCGGGGCGACGAGGCGACGGCTGCCACGGCCGACCTGATCGAGCGCACCGCCGAACTGCCCCCGCTCCTCGCCACCACCACGGAGGACGGCTTCCACCACCGCCTGTGGTCGGTCACCTCTCCCGAGGACCTGGCCGCGGTCCAGACCGGCCTCGTCCGGCACCAGGCCCTCATCGCAGACGGCCACCACCGCTGGGCGACCTACCGCCGCCTCCGCACGGAGCACCCCTCGCCCAGCCCGTGGGACCACGGCCTGGTCCTCCTCGTCGACACGGCCCGGTACCCGCTCCGGGTCCGCGCGATCCACCGTCTGCTGCACGACCTGCCGGTCGGCGAGGCGGTGGCAGCCCTGAAGGGCCGTTTCCGCGTGCGCCGGCTCGAAGTACCCCTGCCCGAGGCCCTGGACGCCCTGGGCGGCGCGGCCCGCGCCGGCAACGCCTTCCTGCTGGCCGGCGACGGCGCTTTCCACCTCGTCGACGATCCGGACCCCGACCTGCTGGCCCGCACCATCCCCGCCGACCGCCCCGAGGCCTGGCGCACCCTGGACGCGACGGTCCTGCACGCCACGCTCCTCGAGCACGTCTGGCGCATCCCCGAGGACTCCCCCGCCCACATCGCCTACATCCACGACACGGCGGCCACGGTGGAGAAGGCGGAACGCGACGGCGGAACGGCCGTTCTGATGCACCCGGTCCGCGAGGAGGTCGTCCGCGACCTGGCCCGCCAGGGCGTGACGATGCCCCGCAAGTCGACGTCGTTCGGCCCGAAACCGGCCACGGGCCTGGTGCTGCGGGCCCTGGACCTCTGA
- a CDS encoding HAD hydrolase-like protein translates to MSRSVRTRPEGSGQALSEAYDTALLDLDGVVYAGGSAIAHAVESLARAREGGMRLAYVTNNALRTPDTVAGHLTELGIPTGAEEVITSAQAVARLISEQVPQGARVLVIGGEGLRVALRERGLVPVESADDDPAAVVQGFGGPDLPWGRFAEASYAVARGVPWFASNTDLTIPSGRGIAPGNGAAVEVVRIATGAEPQVAGKPLPPMHRETILRTGARRPLVVGDRLDTDIEGAFNGDVDSLLVLTGVTDGAQLLAAHPQHRPTYVDADLRGMLGRQPEVVEAGEGGFRCGGWTATAGADRLELDGEGEALDGLRALCAVAWTAAGEGGCELDGEKALARLGL, encoded by the coding sequence ATGAGCCGGAGCGTCAGGACGAGGCCCGAGGGCAGTGGGCAGGCCCTGAGCGAGGCGTACGACACGGCGCTGCTCGATCTGGACGGCGTCGTGTACGCGGGCGGGAGCGCGATCGCGCACGCGGTCGAGTCGCTGGCCCGGGCCAGGGAGGGCGGCATGCGGCTCGCGTACGTCACGAACAACGCGCTGCGGACGCCGGACACAGTGGCCGGGCATCTGACGGAGCTGGGGATACCGACGGGCGCGGAGGAGGTCATCACCTCGGCGCAGGCGGTCGCGCGGCTGATCAGTGAGCAGGTGCCGCAGGGCGCCCGGGTGCTGGTGATCGGCGGTGAGGGGCTGCGGGTCGCGCTGCGCGAACGCGGGCTGGTACCGGTGGAGTCGGCGGACGACGATCCGGCGGCGGTGGTGCAGGGGTTCGGCGGGCCCGATCTGCCGTGGGGCCGGTTCGCCGAGGCGTCCTACGCGGTGGCCCGGGGCGTGCCGTGGTTCGCGTCCAACACCGACCTGACCATTCCGAGCGGGCGGGGGATCGCGCCGGGCAACGGCGCCGCGGTGGAGGTCGTCCGGATCGCCACGGGTGCCGAGCCGCAGGTCGCGGGCAAGCCGCTGCCCCCGATGCACCGGGAGACGATCCTGCGGACCGGCGCGCGGCGGCCGCTGGTGGTGGGGGACCGGCTGGACACGGACATCGAGGGTGCGTTCAACGGGGACGTCGACTCGCTGCTGGTCCTGACCGGCGTCACCGACGGCGCGCAGCTGCTGGCCGCGCATCCGCAGCACCGGCCGACGTATGTGGACGCGGATCTGCGCGGGATGCTCGGCCGTCAGCCGGAGGTCGTCGAAGCGGGCGAGGGCGGATTCCGGTGCGGTGGCTGGACGGCGACGGCCGGTGCGGACCGGCTGGAGCTCGACGGGGAGGGTGAGGCTCTGGACGGCCTGCGCGCGTTGTGCGCCGTGGCGTGGACGGCGGCCGGTGAGGGTGGCTGCGAGCTGGACGGGGAGAAGGCGCTGGCGCGGCTGGGTCTCTGA
- a CDS encoding beta strand repeat-containing protein yields MGASAATTTEAATTVAGSGGTTAAIAPPSGATTGTTAVSAATTGTVAGSVVTTTVVADTAGVTTAIADRAGTTATVAGSAGTTAAIAPPSGATTGTTAVSAATTGTVAGSVVTTTVVADTAGVTTAIADRAGTTATVAGSAGTTAAIAPPSGATTVGMTVGTTGVTTDATTVVVSGARATVVGSAGTTAAIAPPSGATTVGMTVGTTGVTTDATTVVVSGARATVVGSPVATTGTVAVSVATTTATVASVVTTGTAGSAVVIETAPGTVTAASGVTTAVVSAAGTSAGTSVAGTTAGSSVAASGVTTPAGAGVPDSVARTAPAATAANSVVTTVATTVVGTTAVVSVAVTTEAGVGPVGTTVATVRPSGATVTGATVTGATATGVASAAGTTGVAPAGSVRSGTGTGSPSSGCRSPRTSPATRSTRTYGRSCRACPRRSRRTSPGTW; encoded by the coding sequence GGCTTCCGCCGCGACAACGACCGAGGCGGCAACGACCGTAGCGGGTTCCGGCGGGACGACCGCGGCGATCGCCCCGCCTTCCGGCGCGACGACCGGGACGACCGCGGTGAGCGCCGCGACGACCGGGACCGTGGCGGGTTCCGTCGTGACGACAACCGTGGTGGCGGATACGGCCGGCGTGACGACCGCGATCGCGGACCGCGCAGGGACGACCGCGACCGTGGCGGGTTCCGCCGGGACGACCGCGGCGATCGCCCCGCCTTCCGGCGCGACGACCGGGACGACCGCGGTGAGCGCCGCGACGACCGGGACCGTGGCGGGTTCCGTCGTGACGACAACCGTGGTGGCGGATACGGCCGGCGTGACGACCGCGATCGCGGACCGCGCAGGGACGACCGCGACCGTGGCGGGTTCCGCCGGGACGACCGCGGCGATCGCCCCGCCTTCCGGCGCGACGACCGTCGGGATGACCGTCGGGACGACAGGCGTGACGACCGACGCGACGACCGTCGTGGTGAGCGGCGCGAGGGCGACCGTGGTGGGTTCCGCCGGGACGACCGCGGCGATCGCCCCGCCTTCCGGCGCGACGACCGTCGGGATGACCGTCGGGACGACAGGCGTGACGACCGACGCGACGACCGTCGTGGTGAGCGGCGCGAGGGCGACCGTGGTGGGTTCCCCCGTCGCGACGACCGGGACCGTGGCGGTTTCCGTCGCGACGACAACCGCGACCGTGGCTTCCGTGGTGACGACCGGGACCGCGGGTTCCGCGGTGGTGATCGAGACCGCCCCAGGGACGGTGACCGCGGCTTCCGGCGTGACGACCGCGGTGGTTTCCGCGGCCGGGACGAGCGCCGGGACGAGCGTCGCGGGGACGACCGCGGGGAGCAGCGTGGCGGCTTCCGGCGTGACGACGCCGGCCGGGGCGGGCGTCCCGGATTCCGTCGCGAGGACGGCCCCCGCAGCGACCGCGGCGAATTCCGTCGTGACGACCGTCGCGACGACCGTCGTGGGGACGACCGCGGTGGTTTCCGTGGCCGTGACGACCGAGGCGGGCGTGGGCCCCGTCGGGACGACCGTGGCGACCGTCCGGCCTTCCGGCGCGACGGTGACCGGCGCGACGGTGACCGGCGCGACGGCGACCGGGGTGGCTTCCGCGGCCGGGACGACCGGCGTGGCCCCGGCCGGTTCCGTGAGGAGCGGGACCGGGACAGGGAGCCCATCAAGCGGCTGCCGATCCCCGAGGACGTCACCGGCGACGAGATCGACAAGGACGTACGGCAGGAGCTGCAGAGCCTGCCCAAGACGCTCGCGGAGGACGTCGCCAGGAACCTGGTGA